A single genomic interval of Stieleria maiorica harbors:
- a CDS encoding PEP-CTERM sorting domain-containing protein encodes MGLASQASAAAVLRYSADGTAASAQDNLVVNGDLGETFRFSVFLFETAGDTRLSATGLNTAGFQANFNTGLGTVSNPTTDAGFGFAPPATVDNASGTVVAGGGVNLFSPARPGRGTGNALIGFFDYTIEQRGTTTFTFTDPNPGSTADNVLDDAPAFTDLDPEVFANPGTITVVSAVPEPSTILALGGLAGCAMLRRRRR; translated from the coding sequence TTGGGACTTGCGTCGCAAGCCTCCGCGGCGGCCGTGCTGCGTTATTCAGCAGACGGGACCGCTGCGAGCGCCCAAGATAACTTGGTGGTTAACGGTGATCTCGGCGAAACGTTTCGCTTTTCGGTGTTCCTTTTTGAAACCGCCGGGGACACCCGTTTGTCAGCGACTGGACTGAACACCGCCGGATTCCAGGCCAATTTCAATACCGGATTGGGAACAGTTTCTAATCCGACGACGGACGCCGGTTTCGGATTTGCTCCCCCAGCAACGGTCGACAATGCAAGTGGAACCGTCGTCGCTGGTGGCGGTGTCAACTTATTTAGCCCCGCGCGACCTGGTCGAGGCACGGGCAACGCACTGATCGGCTTCTTCGATTACACGATCGAACAACGGGGAACAACGACGTTTACATTTACCGACCCGAACCCGGGCTCGACGGCAGACAATGTCCTCGATGACGCCCCCGCGTTTACCGATTTGGACCCGGAAGTGTTCGCCAACCCCGGAACGATTACGGTTGTCTCTGCGGTGCCAGAGCCTTCGACGATCCTGGCGTTGGGCGGATTGGCGGGTTGTGCCATGTTGCGTCGTCGCCGCCGCTAA
- a CDS encoding LuxR C-terminal-related transcriptional regulator — protein MSSDWALDRPRPTDFVDPYFFFSNRGSSEVTYVSPSIQTVLGYNPRVFAGRSYEQFLCPGDPLNEDVPECQQAELGDGHRIHALRSVRDASGKRRILSIYTVGVAQREGGPIVRRHNLARDVTASVQTYVRFKRRLDSLEHAASQMSDQERDVADRIVRGKMNREIGRELQISDRTVERRRAAVMRHFDAATLPELISKLVQLDLLRTWTRSACDSQWQDARNSHLAISDDSVL, from the coding sequence GTGAGCAGTGATTGGGCATTGGACCGGCCGCGGCCAACCGATTTTGTCGACCCCTACTTTTTCTTTTCCAACCGTGGATCCTCGGAAGTCACGTACGTCAGTCCGTCGATCCAAACTGTATTGGGGTATAACCCGCGCGTTTTCGCCGGCCGGTCGTACGAGCAGTTTCTGTGCCCGGGGGATCCGCTCAATGAGGATGTCCCCGAGTGTCAGCAAGCCGAGCTCGGCGACGGCCATCGCATCCACGCGCTTCGCAGCGTGCGTGACGCGTCGGGCAAGCGACGGATCCTCTCGATCTACACCGTCGGGGTGGCACAACGCGAGGGCGGCCCGATCGTTCGACGACACAATCTGGCGCGGGATGTGACCGCCAGCGTCCAAACCTACGTGCGATTCAAGCGAAGACTTGATTCCCTGGAGCACGCGGCAAGCCAGATGTCGGACCAGGAGCGTGACGTCGCCGATCGAATCGTCCGGGGCAAAATGAATCGCGAGATCGGACGTGAACTGCAGATTTCCGATCGCACGGTCGAACGACGGCGTGCGGCGGTGATGAGACATTTTGATGCCGCGACGCTACCGGAGTTGATTTCCAAGCTCGTCCAACTGGATCTGCTGCGAACCTGGACCCGATCGGCCTGCGACTCACAGTGGCAAGACGCACGGAATTCGCATCTGGCGATCAGCGACGATTCGGTCTTGTAG
- a CDS encoding 3-keto-disaccharide hydrolase, with product MKLSRLVCAAAIAAIALLPSVTPAESPDGFQPIFNGQNLDGWHGRPHFSPIKLAELPEQERADKLAEWQADAEKHWSVENGELVNDGHGAYLVTDKDYRDYELHLEYKTVPRADSGIYLKATPQVQIWDTTEEAKFKLGADKGSGGLWNNSAGAPGKDPLVCADKPFGEWNSVRVLQIGARTSVWLNDQLVVDHAIMENYWDRQSPLFVSGPIELQTHGGEIRWRNLKIKELSTEEANGTLAAKGADGFESIFNGSDLTGWVGATDNYEVVDGAIACKKGKGGNLLTEKEYANFVARLEFRLPPGGNNGLAIRSPLKGNPAYEAMCELQVLDNTAEKYAGLDKRQYHGSAYGMAAAARGFLRPVGEWNFQEVTVDGSSITVELNGNVILKTDLSEITEYMADSAHPGKDRPKGHFGFAGHGDAVQFRALSIREL from the coding sequence ATGAAACTTTCCCGCCTGGTCTGTGCTGCCGCAATCGCAGCCATCGCTTTGCTGCCATCGGTCACGCCGGCCGAATCCCCCGACGGTTTCCAACCGATTTTTAACGGCCAGAACCTGGACGGCTGGCACGGCCGCCCCCATTTCAGCCCGATCAAGTTGGCCGAACTGCCCGAGCAGGAACGCGCCGACAAGCTGGCCGAGTGGCAAGCCGACGCCGAAAAACACTGGAGTGTCGAGAACGGCGAACTGGTCAACGACGGGCACGGAGCCTACCTGGTCACCGACAAAGACTATCGTGACTATGAATTGCATCTGGAGTACAAGACGGTCCCGCGGGCCGATAGCGGCATCTATCTGAAAGCCACTCCGCAAGTTCAGATCTGGGATACGACCGAAGAGGCCAAATTCAAACTGGGGGCCGACAAGGGCAGCGGGGGACTTTGGAACAACAGCGCCGGCGCCCCTGGGAAAGACCCGTTGGTGTGTGCCGACAAACCGTTCGGCGAGTGGAATTCGGTGCGCGTGCTGCAGATCGGCGCGCGGACCAGCGTTTGGTTGAATGATCAGTTGGTCGTCGATCATGCGATCATGGAAAACTATTGGGATCGACAATCGCCCTTGTTCGTCAGCGGTCCGATCGAGCTGCAAACCCACGGCGGGGAAATCCGTTGGCGCAACTTGAAGATCAAAGAACTGAGCACCGAAGAGGCGAACGGCACGCTGGCGGCCAAAGGTGCGGACGGGTTTGAATCGATTTTCAACGGCAGTGACCTGACCGGTTGGGTCGGCGCGACGGACAACTATGAAGTCGTCGATGGGGCGATCGCGTGCAAGAAAGGAAAGGGCGGAAACTTGCTGACCGAAAAGGAGTACGCCAACTTCGTCGCGCGGCTGGAGTTCCGGTTGCCGCCGGGGGGCAACAACGGATTGGCGATTCGTTCGCCGCTGAAAGGCAACCCGGCCTATGAGGCGATGTGCGAGCTGCAGGTGCTCGACAACACCGCGGAAAAGTATGCAGGCTTGGACAAGCGGCAGTACCACGGTTCGGCCTACGGCATGGCGGCGGCGGCACGCGGATTCTTGCGTCCGGTCGGCGAGTGGAATTTCCAAGAGGTCACGGTTGATGGCAGTAGCATCACGGTGGAGCTGAACGGCAACGTGATCTTGAAAACCGACCTGTCGGAGATCACCGAGTACATGGCCGACAGCGCCCACCCCGGCAAAGATCGTCCCAAAGGCCACTTCGGGTTTGCCGGCCACGGCGACGCCGTCCAGTTCCGCGCTCTCTCCATCCGCGAACTGTAA
- a CDS encoding ABC transporter ATP-binding protein gives MSEPIVDVHQLRKTYRSLSLTGRRRIDAVRGVSLQAYPGEVFGLLGPNGAGKTTLIKMLLGVVKPSGGDATLLGQPIGSSAARSRVGYLPESLRVDRHHSARSALRYYGRMSGMTAAEIRAQSDDLLKLVGLEGRDRESVRRFSKGMYQRLGLAQALLHDPDLLVLDEPTDGLDPVGRNEVRKVIDRLRDSGKTIFLNSHILQEVEMVCTRVAILAKGEIKAIGPIDELAHRDEQKLIVEVPCDGPDDRPPDWQAIFADGEPLELESTQVRDAFRLTIAVAGQDQINGVVDRLRGAGRSIWRLEVRRESLEETFMRLVETDTVDRPSSETDSEVPSAVVGDGGQQ, from the coding sequence GTGTCTGAACCCATCGTTGATGTCCACCAGCTGCGAAAGACCTATCGCAGCCTGTCGCTGACCGGACGCCGCCGGATCGATGCGGTTCGAGGCGTTTCGTTGCAAGCGTATCCCGGCGAGGTCTTCGGGTTGCTCGGTCCCAACGGCGCCGGAAAAACGACGCTGATCAAGATGCTGTTGGGCGTGGTCAAACCGTCCGGCGGTGACGCCACGCTGTTGGGGCAACCGATCGGCAGTTCGGCCGCCCGATCCCGCGTCGGTTATCTGCCCGAATCATTGCGCGTCGATCGCCACCATTCGGCCCGATCGGCGCTGCGGTACTACGGGCGGATGAGTGGCATGACCGCTGCCGAGATTCGCGCGCAAAGCGACGACTTGTTGAAGCTTGTCGGTTTGGAAGGACGCGATCGAGAATCGGTGCGGCGGTTCAGCAAAGGGATGTACCAGCGGTTGGGGCTTGCCCAAGCCTTGCTTCACGACCCCGATCTTTTGGTGCTGGATGAACCGACCGATGGGCTGGACCCGGTCGGACGAAACGAGGTCCGCAAGGTGATCGATCGGTTGCGCGACAGCGGCAAGACGATTTTTCTGAACAGCCACATCCTTCAGGAAGTGGAGATGGTTTGCACACGGGTGGCGATCCTCGCCAAAGGCGAAATCAAAGCGATCGGGCCGATCGACGAACTGGCGCATCGCGACGAACAAAAACTGATCGTCGAAGTCCCCTGTGATGGGCCCGACGATCGGCCACCGGACTGGCAAGCGATCTTCGCCGACGGTGAACCACTGGAGCTGGAATCGACTCAGGTCCGCGATGCATTCCGTTTGACGATTGCCGTGGCCGGACAGGACCAAATCAATGGGGTCGTCGACCGGCTGCGCGGGGCGGGCCGATCGATCTGGAGATTGGAAGTGCGACGCGAATCGTTGGAGGAGACGTTCATGCGGTTGGTCGAAACCGACACCGTTGATCGTCCCTCGTCGGAAACCGATTCGGAAGTCCCGTCGGCGGTCGTCGGCGATGGGGGCCAGCAGTGA
- a CDS encoding cytochrome-c peroxidase — MRRLILNLLAAVLLPVCLCAADDDSVLTASSPPQNAPPRKLDLPSTPYRYSQLDLPPVLLDRLGRLDNTPVDNPLTDHGATLGRVLFYDKSLSANGTTSCATCHVQENAFSDPRATSVGFRGERVTRNSMSLVNLRFYARDKFFWDERADGLESQVLMPIENPIEMGHTLDALLPQLSRDPIYRPLFTNAFGDPDVTAKRIAKALAQFVRSIVSFQSRYDIGLRQVGSPREDFPNFTEQENLGKRQFFGRARCAECHLPGHDDDGIRQWSIFQLSEPGNNGIDVDGPDVDAGVASYSGRTVDRGKFKASSLRNIELTGPYMHDGRFITLDQVIEHYNWSVRPHENLDPRLADFSANGLALPEVPKVALAAFLATLTDRKLLTDPKYSDPFVKRP, encoded by the coding sequence GTGCGACGTTTGATCCTGAACTTGCTGGCGGCGGTGTTGCTGCCGGTGTGCTTGTGCGCGGCGGATGACGATTCCGTCTTGACCGCTTCTTCACCGCCCCAGAACGCACCGCCTCGAAAACTTGATCTACCTTCCACGCCGTATCGCTACAGCCAGCTGGATCTACCGCCAGTACTTCTCGATCGGCTCGGCCGGCTCGACAACACTCCCGTGGACAATCCGTTAACGGATCATGGAGCGACACTCGGTCGCGTGTTGTTTTACGACAAATCACTATCGGCAAACGGAACCACGTCCTGTGCGACGTGCCACGTCCAAGAAAATGCGTTCAGCGATCCGCGTGCGACAAGCGTTGGGTTTCGCGGCGAAAGGGTGACGCGAAATTCGATGAGCCTGGTGAATTTGCGTTTCTATGCACGCGACAAATTCTTCTGGGACGAGCGTGCCGACGGACTGGAGTCACAGGTGTTGATGCCGATCGAGAACCCGATCGAAATGGGACACACGCTCGACGCTTTGCTGCCTCAATTGTCGCGTGATCCGATCTATCGCCCGCTGTTCACCAACGCGTTCGGCGATCCCGATGTCACGGCGAAACGAATCGCTAAAGCACTTGCGCAATTCGTCCGTTCGATCGTGTCATTCCAATCACGCTATGACATCGGCCTGCGCCAAGTCGGCTCGCCCCGGGAAGATTTTCCCAACTTCACCGAGCAGGAAAACCTTGGGAAACGACAATTCTTTGGCCGCGCCCGGTGTGCCGAATGCCATCTGCCGGGTCACGACGACGACGGCATCAGGCAGTGGTCGATCTTTCAATTGAGCGAACCCGGCAACAACGGAATTGATGTCGATGGTCCCGATGTCGACGCCGGCGTGGCGTCCTATTCGGGCCGGACGGTCGACCGGGGCAAGTTCAAAGCGTCATCCCTGCGGAACATCGAATTGACCGGGCCGTACATGCATGACGGGCGGTTCATCACCCTGGACCAGGTGATCGAACATTACAATTGGAGCGTCCGACCACATGAGAACCTGGACCCGCGATTGGCCGACTTTTCCGCAAACGGTTTGGCGTTGCCGGAAGTCCCCAAGGTTGCCCTGGCAGCGTTTCTTGCGACGTTGACCGATCGCAAATTGTTGACCGACCCCAAGTACTCCGATCCGTTCGTCAAACGGCCGTAG
- a CDS encoding ABC transporter permease, which produces MIKPYLAVIADSFHSALASRILWIAFVAIWIFLAALAPIGYHEDYTTTFRWFDLDNGTQMKAMLARGLVDPKESETALGRLARTFPDDIQRKLRQVARGEDVRIDKGALADSLNDSLDDESWYDQQAWQTTVRLRELRELDEIPEDELTTPQRRRRARLRIEAALPGVFTAMSARSVTLSYAGFDFPAFFLIGKEQFVSLINQFVVPIMMDWLLGFALIFLGILVTASIVPDMLQPGSLHLLLSKPISRTMLLLSKFVGGCAFVFLCVTQLVVGLWLIAGFRLDIWNARMLWCIPVAVFLFAVFFSVSLLAGLRWRSPILSIGVTCMFGAFVLVIGFIGGYFDALVRGPDRIAQMSFDGRDVVATTRGGQLKRLDPASNQWDEVIEGDFRRRDLIVPPVRIAAGKIATARIRGGRFNLYGSGSLDLLILDGAQDWQPNPGLRLPNGTRRLVILGDQLLALNNAGLMATTIDEAISESGIGQSDPEQPRDDSGGERSSDPADAEPVPSPESIGVTAWITDLIRMQGGATESFHSILPRGVTLTDPVRVEAVSGTQSIIVYSRGRLMRLELPAAADAPSTEDATTKLTADVLMDDNSAARTTMAVSGPSVLLARADEPIRWIDATTLETLVQFPVPEDQTVVAAEGVGQAERFAVLTTDGRVRIATRSGTDVVWTLLPQREVTAIKFDEQSGHLAIAHHIDSIDFVTIGNDATAAATVDRTIRPSLTSWRSVDRYLITPLRTLTPQTGELSQTVAALVSGKTSFAIGGSSEEDQEVVQLKVLRPVVSCSLFLAVMLTVSSLYFARRDF; this is translated from the coding sequence GTGATCAAACCGTACTTGGCCGTGATCGCCGATTCCTTTCATTCGGCACTCGCTTCGCGGATCCTCTGGATCGCCTTTGTCGCCATCTGGATCTTCCTGGCGGCGCTGGCGCCGATCGGATACCACGAAGATTACACGACGACGTTTCGCTGGTTCGACTTGGACAACGGCACGCAGATGAAGGCGATGCTGGCGCGGGGGCTGGTCGATCCCAAGGAATCGGAAACGGCGCTGGGGCGGCTCGCACGGACCTTTCCCGACGACATCCAGCGCAAGCTTCGTCAGGTCGCCCGCGGTGAAGACGTACGCATCGACAAGGGGGCGCTGGCCGATTCGCTGAACGATTCGTTGGATGATGAATCCTGGTACGATCAACAAGCGTGGCAGACGACGGTTCGCTTGCGCGAGTTGCGTGAGTTGGATGAGATTCCCGAGGATGAACTGACCACGCCCCAGCGGCGGCGTCGGGCCAGGCTTCGGATCGAAGCCGCCTTGCCCGGTGTGTTCACCGCGATGTCGGCCCGGTCGGTCACGCTGTCTTATGCGGGGTTCGATTTCCCGGCCTTCTTCTTGATCGGAAAGGAGCAATTCGTTTCGCTGATCAATCAGTTTGTCGTGCCGATCATGATGGATTGGCTGCTCGGATTCGCGCTGATTTTTTTGGGGATTTTGGTCACCGCGTCGATCGTTCCCGACATGCTTCAACCGGGATCGTTGCACTTGTTGTTGAGCAAGCCGATTTCGCGGACGATGCTGTTGTTGTCCAAGTTCGTCGGCGGCTGCGCTTTTGTGTTTTTGTGCGTGACCCAGCTGGTCGTCGGGCTGTGGCTGATCGCGGGCTTTCGACTGGACATTTGGAACGCGCGGATGCTGTGGTGCATCCCGGTCGCGGTGTTCTTGTTTGCGGTGTTTTTTAGCGTTTCGTTGCTTGCCGGTCTGCGTTGGCGTTCCCCGATCTTGTCGATCGGCGTCACCTGCATGTTCGGCGCGTTCGTCTTGGTGATCGGGTTCATCGGCGGCTACTTTGACGCGTTGGTTCGGGGACCCGACCGCATCGCGCAGATGTCGTTTGACGGCCGGGACGTTGTGGCCACGACGCGTGGCGGCCAGCTGAAGCGTCTTGACCCGGCATCGAACCAGTGGGACGAGGTGATCGAAGGCGATTTTCGTCGCCGCGACTTGATCGTGCCGCCGGTCCGCATCGCAGCGGGCAAGATCGCAACGGCGCGCATTCGTGGCGGCCGGTTCAACTTGTACGGCAGCGGATCGCTGGACCTGTTGATCTTGGACGGGGCTCAGGACTGGCAGCCCAATCCCGGACTGCGGCTGCCCAACGGAACGCGGCGTTTGGTCATCCTCGGCGACCAATTGCTCGCACTCAACAACGCCGGGTTGATGGCAACCACGATCGACGAAGCGATTTCCGAATCGGGGATCGGGCAAAGCGATCCGGAACAACCGCGCGACGATAGTGGCGGTGAACGGTCGAGTGATCCGGCCGATGCCGAACCGGTGCCGTCGCCGGAAAGCATCGGGGTCACCGCGTGGATCACCGACTTGATCCGCATGCAGGGCGGCGCGACCGAATCGTTTCATTCCATCCTTCCCCGCGGTGTCACGTTGACCGATCCGGTCCGTGTGGAGGCGGTTTCGGGGACACAATCAATAATCGTTTATTCGCGTGGCCGCCTGATGCGATTGGAGTTGCCGGCCGCCGCTGATGCACCGTCAACTGAAGATGCAACGACCAAGCTGACCGCGGATGTGTTGATGGATGACAACAGCGCGGCGCGGACGACAATGGCCGTCAGCGGCCCTTCGGTGCTTCTCGCTCGGGCGGACGAACCGATCCGTTGGATCGACGCGACGACGTTGGAAACGCTCGTTCAGTTTCCTGTGCCCGAAGACCAGACGGTGGTGGCCGCCGAAGGGGTGGGCCAGGCCGAACGTTTCGCGGTTTTGACGACCGACGGCCGGGTCCGGATCGCAACACGCAGCGGTACCGATGTCGTTTGGACGTTGCTGCCGCAACGCGAGGTGACGGCGATCAAGTTCGACGAGCAATCTGGCCACCTGGCGATCGCTCACCACATCGACTCGATCGACTTCGTGACGATCGGGAACGACGCCACGGCGGCAGCGACCGTCGACCGGACCATCCGACCCTCCCTGACCAGTTGGAGAAGCGTCGACCGTTATTTGATCACGCCGCTACGTACCCTGACGCCGCAAACGGGGGAATTGAGCCAGACGGTTGCGGCGTTGGTCAGCGGTAAGACCTCGTTTGCCATCGGGGGCAGTTCGGAAGAGGACCAGGAAGTCGTCCAGTTAAAGGTTTTGCGCCCCGTCGTCAGTTGCAGCCTTTTCTTGGCCGTGATGTTGACGGTTTCGTCGTTGTACTTTGCACGCCGTGATTTTTGA